The DNA window AGCGTGCATCGCGAGCGTTATGCCCGGCGTCTGGCCTCCCTGGAAGAGAAGGATGTGGTCTCCCGCTTCACCCTGCCGCCGCAGGCCGTTCTGGCCAAGGTTGTCGAGGCGCTGGAAAGCCCGCACCCACGAGCCCGCTATCGCGTCACCGTTCCCACCCGCCTCATGGCTTTAGCCAAACGGTTGTTGCCCACCTCCCTGCTGGATCGTCTGCTGCAACGCGGCCTCTGGTGATCCCCCTTGCGATGTACACCTTCCGGGGTGTATCTGAAAGCAGGAGCGTGGGTCGTCCGAATGAGGGGGATTTCTTTCTTGAACACCTTTTTGAGCCATGTAGACCGTCATACCGGCCAGCCGGGGCTTTTCTGCCGGGATTTGGAGCTGCTTCAGGTCAATCTGGGGCTGCGCTGCAACCTGGAGTGTCACCATTGCCATGTGGCGGCCTCGCCGCGTCGCAAGGAGGCGATGTCCCGGGAGGTCATGGATCAGGTGCTGGCCTTGAGCGAAACCAGCGGCTGCCGCAAAGTGGATATCACCGGCGGGGCCCCGGAATTGCACCCGCATTTCCGGGAGTTCGTCACCGCCTTGCATGATCGGGGGCTTGAGATTCAGGTACGCACCAATCTGGTGGTCCACCTGGAAGCCGGCATGGAGTGGGTGGCCCCGCTGCTGCGGGATCTCAAGGTGCAACTGGTGGGTTCCATGCCCTGTTACCTGGAAACCAACGTGACGGCGCAACGCGGTCCCGGAGTTTACCAGGGCTCCATCATGGCCATGCGCCGTCTCAACGAACTGGGTTACGGTCGCTCCGCCGATTTGCGGCTCGATCTGGTCTACAATCCCGGCGGTCCCTTTCTGCCCCCGATGCAATGCCGCCTGGAAGCCGACTACCGTCGCGAGCTGCATACCCGTTTCGGCCTCGACTTCACCTCGTTGCTGACCATCGCCAACATGCCCATCGGGCGTTTCCGGGCCGATTTGCGCCAGCAGGGCCGGGAAGACCAGTACCGCGCCCTGCTGCAGGACGCCTTCAACCCCGCCACTCTGGAGGGGTTGATGTGTCGTCATCAGGTGAGCATCGCCTGGGACGGCACCCTCTACGACTGCGACTTCAATCTGGCCCTGGGCCTGCCCCTCGCCACCGCCAACCGGCTGGAAGAGTGTCGGCCCGAGGTGTTGGCGCAACGCCCCATCGTTACCGGCGACCACTGTTTCGGCTGCACCGCGGGCAGTGGTTCCTCCTGCCGGGGGGCGTTGGTGGCCTGAACCGTGGAAACCCTCTCTCCCGATCTGTGTGTGATAGGTGGTGGTTCCGGCGGATTGTCCGTCGCGGCGGGGGCGGCTCAAATGGGCGCGCGCACCGTTCTGCTGGAGCGACATCTCATGGGGGGGGAGTGCCTCAACAGCGGCTGCGTGCCTTCCAAGGCGCTGCTGGCGGCGGCTCACGAGGTTCATATGGCCCGCAAAGCCATGGCGCTCGGCGTGGAGGTGGCCTCTTTCCGGGTCGATATGAACCGGGTTTGGCAACGGGTTCAGGAGACCATCGCCGCCATTGCGCCCCATGATTCCCAGGAACGTTTCGAGTCCCTCGGGGTGCGGGTCATTCGGCAGGAGGGGCGTTTTACCGCCCCCGACGAGGTGGCGGCGGGCGATGTGCGCATTCGCGCCCGGCGTTTCGTGGTGGCTACCGGCAGTCGTCCCGCGGTGCCGCCCATCGCCGGTTTGAAGGAAGCGCCCTTTTTCACCAATGAAAATCTCTTCACCAACCGGTTGTTTCTGCCCCATCTGCTGGTGTTGGGAGGTGGTCCCATCGGATTGGAGATGGCCCAGGCCTATCGCCGTCTGGGATCGGAAGTCACTGTGGTGGAGCGGGCGCGTCTGCTGCCCCGGGCCGACGCCGAGGCGGCGGAGGTGGTGCGCCAGGCTTTGGAAAACGAAGGGGTGCGCTTCCTTCAGGGCGTGGAGGTGAACGCCGTCTCGGGAGAACCCGGCGCCATCACGCTGCATCTGCGGCAGGATGGCCGGGAGAGGATTTTGCAGGGTTCCCACCTTCTGGTGGCGGTGGGGCGCAAGCCCAATCTGGAAGCGTTGGAACTGGCCGCGGCGGGCATTGTCCATACCCCCTCGGGCATCACCGTGGATGGGGGCATGCGCACCTCCAACCGACGGGTTTACGCCATCGGGGATGTGTGCGGCGGGCCTTTGTTCACCCATGCCGCCGGGTATCAGGCGGGTATCGTCATTCGTCATGCCTTGTTTCGCCTGCCCGCCCGGGTGGATTATACGGCGTTGCCCCAG is part of the Magnetococcales bacterium genome and encodes:
- the arsS gene encoding arsenosugar biosynthesis radical SAM protein ArsS (Some members of this family are selenoproteins.); this translates as MRGISFLNTFLSHVDRHTGQPGLFCRDLELLQVNLGLRCNLECHHCHVAASPRRKEAMSREVMDQVLALSETSGCRKVDITGGAPELHPHFREFVTALHDRGLEIQVRTNLVVHLEAGMEWVAPLLRDLKVQLVGSMPCYLETNVTAQRGPGVYQGSIMAMRRLNELGYGRSADLRLDLVYNPGGPFLPPMQCRLEADYRRELHTRFGLDFTSLLTIANMPIGRFRADLRQQGREDQYRALLQDAFNPATLEGLMCRHQVSIAWDGTLYDCDFNLALGLPLATANRLEECRPEVLAQRPIVTGDHCFGCTAGSGSSCRGALVA
- a CDS encoding FAD-dependent oxidoreductase, with translation METLSPDLCVIGGGSGGLSVAAGAAQMGARTVLLERHLMGGECLNSGCVPSKALLAAAHEVHMARKAMALGVEVASFRVDMNRVWQRVQETIAAIAPHDSQERFESLGVRVIRQEGRFTAPDEVAAGDVRIRARRFVVATGSRPAVPPIAGLKEAPFFTNENLFTNRLFLPHLLVLGGGPIGLEMAQAYRRLGSEVTVVERARLLPRADAEAAEVVRQALENEGVRFLQGVEVNAVSGEPGAITLHLRQDGRERILQGSHLLVAVGRKPNLEALELAAAGIVHTPSGITVDGGMRTSNRRVYAIGDVCGGPLFTHAAGYQAGIVIRHALFRLPARVDYTALPQVTYTDPELAQVGLSEEQARERGLVVRVLRKPFAENDRARAEGTPAGFVKVVVEKRGRVLGATLVGDKAGELLQPWILALHKKLKIADLATLIAPYPTLGEINKGVAGGFFTQTLYSSRTRKLVAFLSRFG